One segment of Nitrospirota bacterium DNA contains the following:
- a CDS encoding PilZ domain-containing protein — MDDRGKKSPPSGSEEEIAEKRREQRYTVPDACQEHIKLQVKSGNEFVPALLGNFSRNGILFESPVPFRQGEHTECIVSISFMPTREISFGIEVRYCYADHGSHITGAAVDTISDENWFDVFVDAHDFIVLRQCSR; from the coding sequence ATGGATGATCGAGGAAAGAAATCACCTCCCTCCGGTTCAGAGGAAGAAATTGCTGAAAAAAGGCGGGAACAACGATACACGGTGCCCGATGCCTGCCAGGAGCATATCAAGCTGCAGGTAAAGAGCGGCAACGAATTCGTGCCCGCGCTGCTCGGCAACTTCAGCCGCAACGGTATCTTATTCGAGAGTCCTGTGCCGTTTCGTCAGGGCGAGCATACCGAGTGCATCGTCTCGATCTCCTTCATGCCCACGCGTGAAATATCTTTTGGCATCGAGGTGAGGTACTGCTACGCGGACCATGGTTCCCATATTACGGGAGCTGCTGTTGATACGATTTCAGATGAAAATTGGTTTGATGTTTTTGTTGACGCCCATGACTTTATCGTACTGCGTCAGTGCTCCCGCTGA
- a CDS encoding cyclic nucleotide-binding domain-containing protein — MILDSKIVRRYFTWALDTTRESHLRTLSDGPLFKGMDKKLLRKLLIDLIEKKYAAGDIIFREAESGKAVYVVLEGSVKIIKESDPENKILHVHGPGSHFGELALIGHASRFATAVAEKDSLLLIMYKSYFDDLIRCNSATSARILLNLVEILSDYIHRSQPE, encoded by the coding sequence ATGATTTTAGATTCCAAAATAGTGAGAAGGTACTTTACCTGGGCCCTGGACACAACCAGGGAATCCCATCTCCGGACACTCAGTGACGGTCCCCTCTTTAAGGGTATGGACAAGAAACTGCTCAGGAAACTGCTCATCGACCTCATCGAAAAAAAATATGCAGCGGGCGATATTATCTTTCGCGAGGCTGAAAGCGGAAAGGCGGTCTATGTCGTCCTCGAGGGGTCGGTAAAAATAATCAAAGAGTCTGATCCGGAGAACAAGATACTTCATGTTCATGGACCAGGCTCTCATTTTGGAGAGCTCGCCCTCATCGGCCACGCTTCACGGTTTGCTACTGCTGTTGCTGAAAAGGATTCGCTCCTTTTGATCATGTATAAGTCGTACTTTGACGATCTTATCCGGTGCAATAGTGCAACCTCTGCGAGAATTCTTTTAAACCTGGTCGAGATCTTGTCGGACTACATACACCGTAGCCAGCCCGAATGA
- a CDS encoding AI-2E family transporter, whose amino-acid sequence MTDEKHRGGSSLTDLRKLRDQMPRWVVLLLALGVAAVIASRITQLLMMLIAAAVIAYIFSAVVRAVERLGIKRSVAVILLFVVAAVFVIAADLIFIPDLKRETMNVYAKFPEFLRQIQDALLLTARSSAEKYPFIESSIMKLVDTVFGPNGFIEGTLNASAILTQATPVIMALILVPFFVFFLLKDWPDVLKRAIDWVPPSYVESTISVIGEINILVGKYLRGLAADCFVIGVLASVGLWLMGSNYPITLGIVSGVANIIPYFGPLIGCTASALVALMQYRSLDPLLHVVVLYLVIKLMDDLVIQPLLIGKGVHLHPMLLVITLLVGEKLFGIMGMILGVPVVTAAQKTAGILLEHRRETLSRESAGRLIKPHLVKSPVRPI is encoded by the coding sequence ATGACTGATGAAAAGCATAGGGGCGGCTCCTCGTTGACCGATTTGCGCAAGCTCCGTGACCAGATGCCAAGGTGGGTTGTTCTTCTCCTGGCTCTCGGTGTCGCAGCAGTCATCGCTTCCCGTATCACGCAGCTCCTCATGATGCTGATAGCCGCAGCGGTCATTGCCTATATTTTCAGCGCGGTTGTCAGGGCCGTCGAGAGGCTTGGAATCAAGAGGAGCGTGGCGGTCATTCTGCTCTTTGTGGTCGCTGCCGTGTTCGTGATTGCAGCAGACCTTATCTTCATTCCCGACCTTAAGCGGGAAACCATGAACGTCTACGCAAAGTTTCCCGAATTCTTGCGTCAGATACAGGACGCTCTCCTGTTAACCGCGCGAAGCAGCGCAGAAAAATACCCCTTCATCGAATCAAGCATCATGAAACTTGTCGACACTGTGTTCGGTCCGAACGGATTTATCGAGGGGACACTCAACGCTTCAGCGATTCTCACGCAGGCAACGCCCGTTATTATGGCGCTCATTCTTGTCCCTTTCTTTGTCTTTTTCCTCCTGAAGGACTGGCCGGACGTATTGAAGAGGGCCATAGACTGGGTCCCGCCCTCTTACGTGGAATCGACTATTTCAGTCATTGGAGAGATCAATATCCTCGTTGGAAAATATCTCCGCGGGCTTGCCGCTGACTGTTTTGTTATAGGGGTACTGGCATCAGTGGGCCTCTGGCTCATGGGAAGCAACTATCCTATCACGCTCGGCATTGTAAGTGGTGTGGCAAATATTATACCGTATTTTGGCCCCCTTATCGGATGCACGGCATCCGCCCTCGTCGCTCTGATGCAGTACCGCAGCCTTGATCCCTTATTGCATGTCGTTGTCCTGTACCTCGTCATAAAACTCATGGACGACCTCGTAATACAGCCTCTGCTGATCGGCAAAGGCGTGCACCTCCATCCCATGCTCCTGGTGATTACGTTGCTCGTGGGAGAGAAACTCTTCGGCATCATGGGGATGATACTGGGGGTGCCCGTCGTCACCGCTGCACAGAAGACTGCGGGCATCCTGCTGGAACACCGCCGGGAAACGCTGAGCAGGGAATCCGCGGGGCGCCTGATCAAGCCGCACCTTGTGAAATCTCCCGTCAGACCGATTTAA
- a CDS encoding redoxin domain-containing protein produces MTALKPGIQAPDFSLSTTPDQKVSLSDFRGKPVVLVFYPADWSPVCSDQLALYSELKPEFSEFDAQIIGISVDGVWCHLAFSRDRKLQIPLLADFEPKGAVARQYGVYREKDGESERALFVIDAGGIIRWSYVSPVGINPGADGILKALEAMSKG; encoded by the coding sequence ATGACAGCCCTTAAGCCTGGAATACAGGCACCTGATTTTTCCCTTTCGACCACCCCCGATCAAAAGGTATCTCTCTCCGACTTCCGCGGAAAGCCCGTAGTCCTGGTCTTTTATCCGGCCGATTGGAGCCCCGTTTGCAGTGATCAGTTGGCGCTCTATAGCGAGTTAAAGCCGGAATTCTCCGAGTTCGATGCGCAGATCATCGGCATCTCGGTCGACGGCGTCTGGTGCCATCTTGCCTTCAGCAGGGACCGCAAACTGCAGATCCCGCTCCTGGCGGATTTTGAGCCGAAAGGCGCCGTGGCCCGTCAGTACGGCGTGTACCGGGAGAAAGACGGCGAGTCGGAGCGGGCGTTGTTTGTCATCGATGCCGGGGGCATCATTCGCTGGAGCTACGTCTCGCCGGTGGGCATTAATCCGGGCGCCGACGGAATATTGAAAGCGCTCGAAGCAATGTCCAAAGGCTAA
- a CDS encoding DsbA family protein, translating into MDESPKLTQPVSARDHAEGPADAPLTLVEYGDYQCPYCGAAYPVVKRLQKTLGKKLRFVFRNFPVTQAHPYALIAAETAEAAALQGKFWEMHDLLFEQQASLKPDVIPQWAKKIGLDLDKFGKDIKQGVVQKRIKEDRQSGIRSGVNGTPTFYINGTRYDGPSDYDSLLAALKS; encoded by the coding sequence ATGGACGAGTCCCCCAAGCTCACCCAGCCCGTTTCAGCGCGCGACCACGCCGAAGGACCCGCAGACGCTCCCTTGACGCTGGTAGAATACGGTGATTATCAATGCCCTTACTGTGGAGCCGCCTATCCCGTCGTAAAGCGCCTGCAGAAGACGTTGGGCAAGAAACTGCGCTTTGTGTTCAGGAACTTCCCCGTGACCCAGGCGCACCCCTATGCATTGATCGCGGCCGAAACGGCGGAAGCCGCGGCGCTCCAGGGCAAGTTCTGGGAAATGCATGATCTGCTTTTTGAACAGCAGGCCTCCCTCAAGCCGGATGTCATTCCCCAGTGGGCCAAAAAGATCGGCCTGGACCTCGATAAGTTCGGGAAGGATATCAAGCAAGGCGTTGTCCAAAAACGCATCAAGGAAGATCGCCAGAGCGGCATCCGCAGCGGCGTTAACGGCACGCCGACCTTTTATATCAACGGAACACGCTACGACGGCCCATCCGATTATGATTCTCTCCTGGCGGCCTTAAAATCTTAG
- a CDS encoding medium chain dehydrogenase/reductase family protein, which yields MRQVWITRAGPPEVLVLREAPDPAPNPGEVLIRVRASGVNFADILARLGLYPDAPKLPAVVGYEVAGDIAAVGDGVTRSIGEKVLALTRFGGYSDKVCVPAAQAFPLPEGMSYEEGAAVPVNYLTAYQMLVQMGSLKSGERVLVHSAGGGVGLAAIDLCKIHGAEIFGTASASKHAFLRERGVAHVIDYTTQDYETEVKRLTKRRGVHIVLDAMGGEHWKKGYRCLAPTGRLVMFGISNAVAGKTRSMLSIFKMLVKTPFFNFPPPRLMNDNRALIGVNLGHMWGEKELLGRWILQVLAWHREGKIRPTVAARFPLAEAAAAHHYIQDRKNVGKVVLVP from the coding sequence TTGCGACAGGTCTGGATCACTCGTGCCGGCCCGCCCGAGGTGCTCGTGCTCCGGGAGGCACCCGATCCGGCTCCCAATCCGGGAGAGGTGCTGATCCGCGTCAGGGCCTCGGGCGTCAACTTTGCGGACATTCTGGCCCGGCTTGGCCTCTATCCGGACGCTCCCAAGCTGCCTGCGGTCGTCGGTTACGAGGTCGCCGGCGACATTGCCGCGGTCGGCGACGGAGTGACGCGCTCGATCGGTGAAAAAGTCCTCGCGCTCACTCGCTTCGGCGGCTACAGCGACAAAGTGTGTGTGCCCGCTGCTCAGGCCTTTCCTCTTCCCGAAGGTATGAGCTACGAGGAAGGCGCCGCAGTCCCGGTCAACTATCTGACCGCGTACCAGATGCTCGTCCAGATGGGTTCGCTCAAGTCCGGGGAACGCGTGCTCGTCCATAGTGCGGGAGGCGGGGTCGGCCTCGCCGCCATCGACCTCTGCAAGATCCACGGGGCCGAGATCTTCGGCACCGCCTCGGCCTCGAAACACGCCTTTCTCCGTGAGCGCGGCGTGGCGCATGTCATCGACTACACCACGCAAGATTACGAAACAGAGGTGAAGCGCCTGACCAAGAGACGCGGCGTGCACATCGTGCTCGACGCGATGGGCGGCGAACACTGGAAAAAGGGCTACCGATGCCTGGCGCCGACCGGGCGGCTGGTGATGTTCGGCATTTCCAACGCCGTTGCCGGCAAAACCCGCTCGATGCTGTCGATCTTCAAGATGCTGGTCAAAACACCGTTCTTCAACTTTCCGCCGCCGCGGCTCATGAACGACAACAGGGCGCTCATTGGCGTGAACCTCGGACACATGTGGGGCGAGAAGGAACTGCTCGGACGATGGATCCTCCAGGTCCTCGCCTGGCACCGCGAGGGCAAGATCCGTCCGACCGTTGCCGCGCGCTTCCCGCTCGCGGAGGCTGCTGCTGCGCACCATTACATCCAGGACAGGAAGAACGTCGGGAAAGTCGTCCTCGTACCCTGA
- a CDS encoding alpha/beta hydrolase, which translates to MDGKTNTIVLIHGLWMTPRSWDPFRGYYEGRGYRVLTPAWPQMKGEVEEVRRDPSALAGLGLLEIADHYEKFVRSLDEPPIVMGHSMGGLVVQILLDRGLGAAGVSIDGAAPKGIYRLPLSVIKAASPVLSNPFNYRRNVALTFDQFRYAFAHVMTEKDARAAYDNNAIPGPGRTIFQVAFGNLNPRAANKVNHGNSERVPLLLINGAEDHLIPPILNRINYKLYKRSTAVTDYKEFPNRSHLIVAQDGWQEVAEYALSWVEANIGGDALRKAA; encoded by the coding sequence ATGGATGGAAAAACAAATACCATTGTTCTCATCCACGGCTTGTGGATGACCCCGCGCAGTTGGGACCCTTTCCGCGGCTATTACGAAGGGCGGGGATATAGAGTATTAACGCCTGCGTGGCCCCAGATGAAGGGTGAGGTGGAAGAGGTCCGCCGCGATCCCTCGGCGCTCGCGGGACTGGGACTCCTTGAGATTGCCGACCACTACGAGAAATTCGTCCGGTCCCTCGACGAGCCGCCCATTGTGATGGGCCATTCGATGGGCGGACTGGTTGTCCAGATACTGTTGGATCGAGGCTTGGGCGCGGCCGGGGTGTCCATCGATGGGGCTGCCCCGAAGGGGATCTATCGGCTGCCGCTCTCGGTGATCAAGGCGGCGAGCCCGGTTTTGTCGAACCCGTTCAACTACAGGCGCAACGTGGCACTCACGTTCGACCAATTCCGCTACGCCTTCGCCCATGTCATGACGGAAAAGGATGCGCGCGCAGCTTACGACAACAACGCCATCCCGGGACCGGGACGCACGATCTTCCAGGTAGCGTTCGGAAATCTCAATCCCCGCGCCGCTAACAAGGTAAATCATGGCAACAGCGAACGTGTTCCGCTGCTCCTGATCAACGGTGCGGAGGACCACCTGATTCCACCGATCCTCAACCGGATCAACTATAAGTTGTATAAGCGTTCAACCGCGGTCACGGATTACAAGGAGTTTCCGAACCGGTCGCACCTTATCGTCGCGCAGGACGGCTGGCAGGAGGTCGCGGAGTACGCATTGTCCTGGGTAGAGGCCAACATTGGTGGCGATGCTTTGCGGAAAGCAGCGTGA